Proteins encoded in a region of the Geobacillus genomosp. 3 genome:
- a CDS encoding B3/4 domain-containing protein, which yields MQCIISAQLKQRLPSGKFGIIRYRHIEVGDSPQMVKGRLELFQESIYVELQERPLADIPELAEWRRSFKQIGTDPSRYRPSSESLYRRIQKRNFIPSIHSAVDVNNFFSLYYKIPVGIYDLDRIEGIVAITIGTEQDEYIALNGRPVNFANKLVSKDERGPFGSPIVDSERTAVTRETKNALQIVYFLPSMKEDAARRQLQAIQTMFTQIHGGEADAQLLV from the coding sequence ATGCAATGCATCATATCCGCGCAATTAAAACAGCGGCTTCCTTCAGGTAAATTCGGCATCATCCGCTATCGTCATATCGAAGTCGGCGACTCGCCGCAAATGGTAAAAGGACGGCTTGAGCTGTTTCAAGAGTCCATTTACGTGGAACTGCAAGAAAGGCCACTTGCCGACATTCCCGAACTCGCCGAATGGCGCCGGTCATTCAAACAAATCGGCACTGATCCAAGCCGCTACCGCCCATCAAGCGAAAGTTTATACCGGCGCATCCAGAAAAGGAATTTCATTCCTTCTATCCATTCCGCGGTTGATGTGAATAATTTCTTTTCACTTTATTACAAAATCCCGGTCGGCATCTATGATCTTGACCGCATCGAAGGAATAGTGGCCATCACGATAGGCACAGAGCAAGATGAATACATCGCTTTAAACGGCCGTCCCGTCAATTTCGCCAACAAACTCGTCAGCAAAGACGAACGCGGCCCGTTCGGCAGCCCTATCGTCGACTCTGAACGAACAGCAGTGACGCGAGAAACAAAAAACGCCCTGCAAATCGTTTACTTTCTTCCATCGATGAAAGAGGACGCTGCCCGACGCCAACTTCAAGCCATTCAAACGATGTTTACACAAATTCATGGCGGCGAGGCCGATGCACAATTGCTAGTATAA